From a single Actinomyces viscosus genomic region:
- a CDS encoding DUF58 domain-containing protein, translating into MSMEAPDALGAPEADPGGGRRGARIERLRAALSLPTLRRATGLLDGRHKSVFVGRGQDFDDMSFYRPGDDISDIDWKSSARLGQPVIKRYQRESMMSMVLAVDTGRTMAATAPSGEDKRDLALGVAEVFAYLARMRGDSVALVAGDAGRTISRPARSGAKHVETLLTLLARTYEDLDVPVEGAPDGVFELAPGAPPSSLPRLMERVSTWHRRRSLVVLITDTAHPGPDAATWLRRLSIQHEVIVVQIEDDDPLRPDGGRGRDIDLPFEIPAFLRADTYLAAQAAVVREQWRSAVEQVLEARHVEYGVVSSEETLIDSIAELLQRERAAVARGRR; encoded by the coding sequence ATGAGCATGGAGGCACCTGACGCTCTCGGAGCACCCGAGGCCGACCCCGGCGGCGGGCGGCGCGGCGCGCGGATCGAGCGCCTGCGCGCGGCCCTGAGCCTGCCGACCCTGCGACGGGCCACCGGGCTGCTCGACGGGCGCCACAAGTCGGTCTTCGTCGGGCGCGGGCAGGACTTCGACGACATGTCCTTCTACCGGCCCGGGGACGACATCTCCGACATCGACTGGAAGTCCTCGGCCCGTCTGGGCCAGCCGGTCATCAAGCGCTACCAGCGCGAGTCCATGATGTCGATGGTCCTGGCCGTGGACACCGGCCGGACCATGGCGGCAACGGCCCCCTCCGGGGAGGACAAGCGCGACCTGGCCCTCGGGGTCGCCGAGGTCTTCGCCTACCTGGCTCGAATGCGGGGCGACTCGGTGGCGCTCGTGGCCGGGGACGCCGGCCGGACGATCTCACGTCCGGCGCGCTCGGGGGCCAAGCACGTGGAGACCCTGCTGACCCTGCTGGCCCGCACCTACGAGGACCTCGACGTGCCTGTCGAAGGAGCGCCCGACGGCGTCTTCGAGCTGGCCCCCGGGGCGCCCCCCTCCAGCCTGCCGCGCCTCATGGAACGGGTGAGCACCTGGCACCGCCGTCGCAGCCTGGTGGTTCTCATCACCGACACCGCCCACCCCGGTCCCGACGCCGCGACCTGGCTGCGGCGCCTGTCGATCCAGCACGAGGTGATCGTCGTGCAGATCGAGGACGACGATCCGCTGCGCCCCGACGGCGGCCGTGGGCGGGACATCGACCTGCCCTTCGAGATCCCGGCCTTCCTGCGCGCCGACACCTACCTGGCCGCCCAGGCGGCCGTGGTGCGTGAGCAGTGGCGATCCGCCGTCGAGCAGGTGCTCGAGGCCCGGCACGTGGAGTACGGCGTCGTCTCCTCCGAGGAGACCCTCATCGACTCCATCGCCGAGCTCCTCCAGCGCGAGCGCGCCGCCGTGGCCCGAGGGAGGCGGTGA
- a CDS encoding AAA family ATPase, which translates to MSMQPEHRAQPGSQSGGWGSGQSTGRSAGQPTGQPIGQPAAQPSGQPASRRTAQPTMSSLGQGGSAVPQQPPAFPPAGAPQTSGAHASPSAPSSSRTTVPGYPSGPAAPAEEKATTGPLPSRETLRREARAASSRRGAGDADVERAGALLKSVADIFSQRVVGQEQLRTALVTSLMSSGHILLESVPGLAKTTAAQTLASAVSGSFRRIQCTPDLMPNDIVGTQILNSSTGEMTTQLGPVHANIVLLDEINRSSAKTQSAMLEAMQERQTSIGGVVYPLPHPFMVLATQNPIEEEGTYVLPEAQMDRFLMKEVLTYPRPSEEADVLDRISNGAFDKPVSGRPISTDDVEWLQRAAERVYVDPVIKQYIVALINTSRCGGPRPVPGLDRQVRVGASPRGGIALMKVAQAVALQEGRTYVIPDDVRLLRHGVLRHRLVLTYDALADGVAPEAIIDAIFAAVPTP; encoded by the coding sequence ATGAGCATGCAGCCCGAGCACCGTGCCCAACCCGGCAGTCAGTCGGGCGGCTGGGGCAGCGGTCAGTCGACTGGCCGGTCGGCTGGTCAGCCGACAGGGCAGCCCATTGGTCAACCGGCTGCTCAGCCCAGCGGGCAGCCGGCTTCTCGGCGGACCGCTCAGCCAACCATGTCCTCCTTGGGGCAGGGCGGTTCGGCCGTGCCCCAGCAGCCTCCTGCCTTCCCGCCTGCGGGGGCACCACAGACCTCCGGGGCTCACGCGTCCCCCTCAGCGCCGTCATCGTCCAGGACGACGGTTCCCGGTTACCCCTCCGGTCCTGCGGCCCCGGCCGAGGAGAAGGCCACCACCGGCCCCCTGCCCTCCCGTGAGACGCTGCGCCGTGAGGCCCGTGCCGCCTCCAGCCGCCGGGGTGCCGGGGACGCCGACGTGGAGCGCGCCGGAGCACTGCTGAAGTCCGTTGCGGACATCTTCTCCCAGCGGGTCGTCGGCCAGGAGCAGCTGCGCACCGCGCTGGTCACCTCGCTGATGTCCAGTGGCCACATCCTGCTGGAGTCGGTGCCCGGCCTGGCCAAGACCACCGCAGCCCAGACGCTGGCCTCCGCCGTCTCCGGCTCCTTCCGGCGCATTCAGTGCACTCCCGACCTCATGCCCAACGACATCGTGGGCACCCAGATCCTCAACTCCTCCACCGGTGAGATGACCACCCAGCTGGGGCCGGTTCACGCCAACATCGTCCTGCTCGACGAGATCAACCGGTCCAGCGCCAAGACCCAGTCGGCCATGCTCGAGGCCATGCAGGAGCGTCAGACCTCCATCGGCGGCGTCGTCTACCCGCTGCCGCACCCCTTCATGGTCCTGGCCACCCAGAACCCCATCGAGGAGGAGGGCACCTACGTCCTGCCGGAGGCGCAGATGGACCGCTTCCTCATGAAGGAGGTGCTCACCTACCCGCGGCCCTCGGAGGAGGCCGATGTCCTGGACCGGATCTCCAACGGCGCCTTCGACAAGCCCGTGAGCGGACGGCCCATCTCCACTGACGACGTCGAGTGGCTCCAGCGGGCCGCCGAGCGGGTCTACGTCGACCCCGTCATCAAGCAGTACATCGTCGCCCTCATCAACACCTCCCGCTGCGGAGGGCCCCGGCCCGTGCCCGGTCTGGACCGGCAGGTGCGCGTGGGCGCGTCCCCGCGCGGCGGCATCGCGCTGATGAAGGTGGCCCAGGCCGTCGCCCTGCAGGAGGGGCGCACCTACGTCATCCCCGACGACGTCCGCCTGCTGCGTCACGGGGTGCTGCGCCACCGGCTGGTGCTCACCTACGACGCCCTGGCCGACGGCGTCGCCCCCGAGGCGATCATCGACGCCATCTTCGCCGCCGTCCCCACACCCTGA
- a CDS encoding LmeA family phospholipid-binding protein, translated as MARGVVRDRGDADLPERPSGTVTEASMSRESFFEEVLEGDVEEGDSAEGGRRRPSRRRGRRWVVMLLVLVVVVTAGAVGAEYLVRGQVDAAVRSALPGLSSDAKIATKGIVLRQLVGGSLDSLTVDSDSLEITSRGEGGGTVTLSDVDVDLSRISLRSPYPTDTVTASGTISWRQVAALAARSHPKMQGMTLKAKRTGTSAEDPGAIQASASLLGMSGDAEIVPSVGADGNLVLTVTSTRMGGEQAGVDVGTGDDSLLSYVGLDSPEITIPAESLPQGLHPTSAIVTDDGIRMSLAGNQVNLGQL; from the coding sequence GTGGCGCGAGGCGTGGTGCGTGACCGGGGTGACGCCGATCTGCCCGAGAGGCCGTCGGGGACCGTGACTGAGGCGAGCATGTCCCGGGAGTCGTTCTTCGAGGAGGTCCTGGAGGGCGACGTCGAGGAGGGCGATTCCGCGGAAGGCGGCCGACGCCGTCCCTCGCGTCGCCGGGGGCGGCGCTGGGTGGTGATGCTCCTGGTGCTCGTCGTCGTCGTGACGGCCGGGGCCGTCGGGGCGGAGTACCTCGTACGCGGACAGGTCGATGCCGCGGTGCGTTCCGCCCTGCCCGGGCTCAGCTCGGACGCGAAAATCGCCACCAAGGGGATCGTTCTGCGCCAGCTCGTCGGCGGCTCGCTGGACAGCCTGACGGTGGACTCCGACAGCCTGGAGATCACCTCCAGGGGAGAGGGCGGGGGCACGGTCACGCTCAGCGACGTCGACGTCGACCTCAGCCGTATCAGCCTGCGTTCGCCCTACCCGACCGATACGGTGACAGCGTCGGGAACGATCAGCTGGCGGCAGGTGGCCGCGCTCGCCGCCCGGTCTCATCCGAAGATGCAGGGCATGACGCTCAAGGCCAAGCGGACCGGGACCAGCGCTGAGGATCCTGGAGCCATCCAGGCCTCTGCGTCCCTGCTCGGCATGAGCGGGGACGCGGAGATCGTTCCGTCGGTGGGGGCCGACGGCAACCTGGTCCTGACCGTCACCTCCACCCGCATGGGAGGGGAGCAGGCCGGGGTCGACGTCGGCACCGGGGACGACAGCCTGCTCAGCTATGTCGGGCTGGACTCCCCGGAGATCACGATTCCGGCCGAGTCCCTGCCTCAGGGGCTGCACCCGACCAGCGCGATCGTCACCGACGACGGGATCCGGATGAGCCTGGCCGGAAACCAGGTGAACCTCGGCCAGCTGTGA
- a CDS encoding FHA domain-containing protein — protein MSDLTWTEMPEVNPEQPDELVLDFSGEIYRVASTDTFVIGRGGDLDIDDNPYLHRRFLVFAFSEKLWWIANEGSRLSATLTDGEGLVQSRLAPGARIPLVFPRVILTFSAGPTTYEINLVTSGEDHFSGIDGVRQSSGQTTIGVTPMTRSQLLLVLALSEPVLKRAGTGAAEIPSSAAAASRLGWPLTKFNRKLDNVCEKLDRVGVRGLRGGRVAGAASNRRTALVEHAVSTLMVTAEDLYMLDEEQAANQAAADQTAERSVTTAPVAQSSSAAPRR, from the coding sequence ATGAGTGACCTGACCTGGACGGAGATGCCGGAGGTCAATCCCGAGCAGCCCGACGAGCTCGTCCTGGACTTCTCCGGCGAGATCTACCGGGTCGCTTCCACCGACACCTTCGTCATCGGCCGAGGCGGCGACCTGGACATCGACGACAACCCCTACCTCCACCGCCGCTTCCTGGTCTTCGCCTTCTCCGAGAAGCTCTGGTGGATCGCCAACGAGGGGAGCCGGCTGTCGGCCACGCTGACCGACGGCGAGGGGCTGGTCCAGTCCCGCCTGGCCCCCGGAGCCCGGATCCCCCTGGTCTTCCCCCGGGTCATCCTCACCTTCTCCGCCGGACCCACCACCTACGAGATCAACCTCGTCACCTCCGGGGAGGACCACTTCTCCGGGATCGACGGCGTGCGCCAGTCCTCGGGGCAGACCACCATCGGGGTGACCCCGATGACCCGCTCCCAGCTGCTGCTCGTCCTGGCGCTGTCCGAGCCGGTACTCAAGCGGGCCGGTACGGGTGCCGCCGAGATCCCCTCCTCCGCGGCGGCCGCGTCGCGCCTGGGATGGCCGCTGACCAAGTTCAACCGCAAGCTCGACAATGTCTGCGAGAAGCTCGACCGGGTGGGGGTACGCGGGCTGCGTGGCGGCCGCGTCGCGGGAGCGGCCTCCAACCGGCGCACCGCCCTGGTGGAGCACGCCGTGTCCACCCTCATGGTCACGGCCGAGGACCTCTACATGCTGGATGAGGAGCAGGCCGCCAACCAGGCGGCGGCCGACCAGACGGCCGAGCGCTCGGTGACCACCGCTCCAGTCGCCCAGAGCTCGTCCGCGGCGCCGAGGAGATGA
- a CDS encoding FHA domain-containing protein → MTASPLPGERVPLPEGLTRLSDGSLRADGVDGVAVIGPAAVAASRTVSVEAGLRVLEALGGTHLPRVGPTAPTAPATAAGEALTTASTTARRPGLRPVAAEEAFDAAEVVPGEPGDETTLLRPVALVTELPHDRDASLTLPGTEDAADTAGADGAGNADSVGNSVGSADSAGSAAGVVSVAGTADLIGGRSTEASGGPSQEEDESAPVAEPVSEPASESAAPSLAESSPEIPETGVWEDPDDSPEPVGEGREDTGADDSDTDTDGIDTFPDYPEPEPGSGRRPRGAHRAPSAPSASSGSRPTADTPTAPDNSKSKQPQPVRAPQPLEALPNTEVVSASEAALIAAPPVRASICPQGHANPPEIRDCLTCSQPLAGVFSYVRRPALATLTLSTGAAVEVAGDVVVGRAPQLQRGGDPHIVALVAVPSPQHMVSRSHLMLTTSGWSILVQDLGSSNGTVLARPGATPVLLGSGILTPVFMGDLMDIGDGVTLRIDPPAWLRPRSG, encoded by the coding sequence GTGACCGCATCACCTCTGCCAGGCGAGCGCGTTCCGCTGCCCGAGGGGCTGACGCGGCTCTCGGACGGCTCTCTGCGGGCCGACGGCGTTGACGGCGTGGCCGTGATCGGCCCGGCCGCCGTGGCCGCCTCGCGTACCGTCTCCGTCGAGGCGGGACTGCGGGTCCTTGAGGCCCTGGGCGGTACCCACCTGCCCAGGGTGGGGCCGACGGCGCCGACCGCGCCGGCCACGGCGGCGGGCGAGGCTCTGACAACGGCATCGACGACGGCCCGGCGACCCGGGCTGCGACCCGTCGCGGCCGAGGAGGCCTTCGACGCCGCCGAGGTCGTCCCGGGGGAGCCCGGCGACGAGACCACGCTGCTCAGGCCGGTCGCCCTGGTGACGGAGCTGCCGCATGATCGGGACGCCTCCCTGACGCTCCCGGGCACTGAGGACGCCGCCGACACTGCCGGTGCTGATGGCGCCGGCAACGCCGACAGCGTCGGCAATAGCGTCGGCAGTGCTGACAGTGCTGGCAGTGCTGCCGGCGTCGTGTCCGTCGCGGGTACTGCGGATCTCATCGGCGGGCGCAGCACGGAGGCGAGCGGAGGACCGAGCCAGGAGGAGGACGAGTCGGCCCCTGTCGCCGAGCCCGTCTCGGAGCCCGCCTCGGAGTCCGCGGCGCCGAGCCTGGCCGAGTCCTCTCCCGAGATACCGGAGACGGGCGTCTGGGAGGACCCCGACGACTCCCCTGAGCCCGTGGGCGAGGGCCGGGAGGACACTGGGGCCGACGACTCCGACACCGACACTGATGGCATCGACACGTTCCCGGACTACCCCGAGCCCGAGCCCGGATCGGGGCGTCGACCTCGAGGTGCCCACCGGGCCCCGTCGGCACCCTCGGCGAGCTCGGGAAGCCGGCCGACGGCCGACACCCCCACCGCGCCGGACAACTCCAAGAGCAAGCAGCCCCAGCCGGTCCGGGCCCCCCAGCCCTTGGAGGCGCTGCCCAACACCGAGGTCGTCTCCGCCTCCGAGGCCGCTCTCATCGCGGCGCCGCCGGTACGGGCGTCGATCTGCCCCCAGGGGCACGCCAACCCGCCCGAGATCCGGGACTGCCTGACCTGCTCCCAGCCCCTGGCGGGCGTGTTCTCCTACGTGCGCCGACCGGCGCTGGCCACGCTGACCCTGTCGACGGGGGCCGCCGTCGAGGTCGCCGGTGACGTCGTCGTGGGACGGGCTCCCCAGCTGCAGCGCGGGGGTGATCCGCACATCGTGGCCCTGGTGGCGGTGCCCAGCCCGCAGCACATGGTCTCGCGCTCCCACCTCATGCTCACCACCTCGGGGTGGAGCATCCTGGTTCAGGACCTCGGCTCCTCCAACGGCACGGTGCTGGCGCGCCCCGGTGCGACGCCCGTCCTGCTGGGCTCGGGGATACTGACGCCGGTCTTCATGGGGGACCTGATGGATATCGGCGACGGCGTGACGCTTCGTATTGATCCGCCGGCATGGCTGCGGCCCCGAAGTGGGTGA
- a CDS encoding PP2C family protein-serine/threonine phosphatase, whose translation MTEHVRADAEALVIRGADGAGPSEVVVGAATDVGRLRTINEDGYLAIAPAFVVVDGMGGHAAGRMATQVALDSLYSLAGTSVTDVETVVRAVMAAQEAIVSIPSHAAYLPGATIAGVVLAWMEDEQGVTRPTWIIFNIGDARVYLLRDDMLSQVTRDHSRVQILVETGEITPEQARRDPRRNVVTRALGGGIADSAVPDLYSVPVAAGDRLLICSDGLSDELDDEAIATVLAAGYTAQRTAELLVAASLEGGGHDNTTAVVVDSIEVPASAPASVLGGTSTQEAQ comes from the coding sequence ATGACCGAGCACGTTCGTGCTGACGCCGAGGCCCTCGTGATCCGCGGCGCAGACGGCGCCGGGCCCTCCGAGGTCGTTGTCGGCGCGGCCACTGACGTGGGGCGCCTGCGCACGATCAACGAGGACGGCTACCTCGCCATCGCCCCGGCCTTCGTCGTCGTCGACGGCATGGGCGGGCACGCCGCCGGCCGGATGGCCACGCAGGTCGCCCTCGACTCCCTCTACTCACTGGCCGGGACGAGCGTTACCGACGTGGAGACGGTCGTCCGTGCGGTGATGGCCGCCCAGGAGGCGATCGTCTCCATCCCGTCCCACGCCGCCTACCTGCCCGGCGCCACGATCGCCGGCGTCGTCCTGGCCTGGATGGAGGACGAGCAGGGGGTCACCCGGCCGACCTGGATCATCTTCAACATCGGGGACGCCCGGGTCTACCTGCTGCGCGACGACATGCTCTCCCAGGTCACCCGGGACCACTCCCGGGTCCAGATCCTGGTCGAGACCGGGGAGATCACCCCCGAGCAGGCGCGGCGCGACCCTCGCCGCAATGTCGTCACCCGCGCGCTGGGAGGGGGCATCGCCGACTCCGCGGTCCCCGATCTCTACAGCGTCCCGGTCGCCGCCGGAGATCGGCTGCTCATCTGCTCCGACGGCCTGAGCGACGAGCTCGACGACGAGGCCATCGCCACCGTGCTGGCCGCCGGCTACACGGCGCAGCGCACGGCCGAGCTCCTGGTGGCGGCCTCCTTGGAGGGGGGCGGTCACGACAACACCACGGCCGTCGTCGTGGACTCCATCGAGGTCCCGGCCTCCGCCCCGGCGTCCGTCCTCGGCGGCACCTCGACCCAGGAGGCGCAGTGA
- a CDS encoding variant leucine-rich repeat-containing protein translates to MSQAKDELVARAQDPNAELETLHQLAQNYPGLRPYIAANPRTYPALLEWLGTLGDPAVDAALASRSGQNQSAQSPQGEPHLAVVSPPGAQPASPSARSSEAPTQVTLPRSLQPGSASSGVSGASGTSAISATSSRSAASASSAFSAAGANTQVDRFRASGDPTVSDPTFHPTQAIPSQSPARPVQPALQQTFQQSANVSQAQSPVIPSAAQASATTESSAGVFGVGTEDDDSSAPSSFLTSNRILLILGVMVIIILVFLASWYLSGGDGNSSATGSDTQATTQSSQGAGAAPSAASSASPKASATASTSATPTLKAPAPNGAQEMSAFNAPSGNITCTLGDNEVTCTINEHAATSACPASRPLTVKIGTNGQSTQSCGSTFTPSGSSLNYNYSAKNSSFACTSTENGMQCWSQVSGEGFTLSREGVESTTHGR, encoded by the coding sequence ATGTCTCAGGCCAAGGACGAGCTTGTCGCACGCGCGCAAGATCCCAACGCAGAGCTGGAGACCCTCCACCAGCTGGCACAGAACTACCCCGGCCTGCGCCCCTACATCGCCGCCAACCCGCGGACCTATCCCGCCCTCCTGGAATGGCTGGGCACCCTGGGCGACCCCGCGGTCGACGCCGCCCTGGCCTCCCGCAGCGGGCAGAACCAGTCGGCCCAGTCACCTCAGGGCGAGCCCCACCTGGCGGTCGTCTCACCCCCCGGCGCCCAGCCGGCGTCGCCGTCGGCCAGGTCCTCGGAGGCTCCGACTCAGGTGACCCTGCCCCGCTCGCTCCAGCCCGGCAGCGCCTCCTCCGGCGTCTCAGGGGCCTCCGGAACCTCTGCGATCTCCGCAACCAGCTCGAGGAGCGCCGCGAGCGCGTCCAGCGCCTTCAGCGCGGCCGGCGCCAACACCCAGGTCGACCGCTTCCGGGCCTCCGGCGACCCGACCGTCTCCGACCCCACCTTCCACCCCACCCAGGCCATTCCCTCCCAGTCACCGGCCAGACCGGTCCAGCCTGCCCTGCAGCAGACCTTCCAGCAGTCGGCGAACGTCTCCCAGGCGCAGAGCCCGGTCATTCCCTCCGCCGCGCAGGCCTCCGCCACGACCGAGAGCAGCGCCGGCGTCTTCGGTGTCGGCACCGAGGACGACGACTCCTCAGCCCCCTCCTCCTTCCTGACGTCCAACCGCATCCTGCTGATCCTGGGCGTCATGGTGATCATCATCCTGGTTTTCCTGGCGTCCTGGTACCTCTCCGGAGGTGACGGCAACAGCTCGGCGACCGGATCGGACACCCAGGCCACGACCCAGAGCAGTCAGGGGGCCGGTGCCGCCCCGAGTGCCGCGTCGTCGGCCTCCCCCAAGGCCTCGGCCACCGCGAGCACCTCGGCGACGCCCACCCTCAAGGCGCCCGCTCCCAACGGGGCTCAGGAGATGTCCGCCTTCAACGCACCCAGCGGCAACATCACCTGCACGCTGGGTGACAACGAGGTGACCTGCACCATCAACGAGCACGCGGCGACCTCCGCCTGCCCCGCCTCACGGCCTCTGACGGTCAAGATCGGCACCAACGGGCAGTCCACCCAGTCCTGCGGATCGACCTTCACCCCCAGCGGCAGCAGCCTCAACTACAACTACTCGGCCAAGAACTCCAGCTTCGCCTGCACCTCGACCGAGAACGGCATGCAGTGCTGGAGCCAGGTCAGCGGTGAGGGCTTCACCCTCAGTCGCGAGGGGGTCGAGTCCACCACCCACGGCCGCTGA
- a CDS encoding MFS transporter, with product MATSYNTILSRPGARSFTTAGLIARFPMSMVGISTILAVEELYGSYTAAGLVSAANFVAMAVGAPVLARCVDRYGQSRVMMPAIVVSSVSLAGLVAAASARMHLGVLAVLAALAGGLAGSMGSLVRARWTAMLTRPEDVHAAFSLEAALDEVAFILGPVLATALCTTPFLPVTSGWVACLAMQLLGGLWFLSQRATEPVPHPHRPQRRAGATESTGTAKVTRAAKATGTSEDAGYRADGAAHDSARHRPVLRYGAVVAAVVVFLLAGAMFGANDVAAVAFATEAGHKSASGLVLAVWGVGSFAAALLYGSRTWGWPLWKQLMAGLVALAVGTSTFSLAPNLVVLSVLALVTGLAIAPTLTSGNNIVQVTVAPSQLTEGLAWVSTALNVGVSVGSLLAGQAADAGGSRAGYLAVAGFAWVAVVAGIVGLPALRRARTARPLAAH from the coding sequence ATGGCCACCTCCTACAACACGATCCTCTCTCGCCCCGGCGCGCGCTCCTTCACGACCGCCGGTCTCATCGCCCGGTTCCCCATGTCGATGGTGGGGATCTCGACGATCCTCGCCGTCGAGGAGCTCTACGGCTCCTACACGGCCGCCGGTCTGGTCAGCGCCGCGAACTTCGTGGCGATGGCGGTCGGGGCCCCGGTCCTGGCCCGGTGCGTCGACCGCTACGGCCAGTCGCGCGTCATGATGCCGGCGATCGTGGTGTCGTCGGTGAGTCTGGCGGGGCTGGTCGCCGCCGCCTCCGCGCGCATGCACCTGGGGGTTCTGGCGGTGCTGGCCGCCCTGGCGGGTGGGCTGGCCGGCTCGATGGGCTCGCTGGTGCGGGCACGCTGGACGGCGATGCTCACTCGTCCCGAGGACGTCCACGCGGCCTTCTCCCTGGAGGCGGCCCTGGACGAGGTGGCCTTCATCCTCGGGCCGGTGCTGGCCACCGCCCTGTGCACGACGCCGTTCCTCCCGGTGACCTCGGGATGGGTGGCCTGCCTGGCGATGCAGCTGCTCGGCGGGCTGTGGTTCCTCAGCCAGCGCGCCACCGAGCCCGTCCCGCATCCTCACCGGCCGCAGCGCCGGGCCGGGGCCACCGAGAGCACCGGGACCGCCAAAGTCACCAGAGCCGCCAAGGCCACTGGGACCTCTGAGGACGCCGGGTACCGGGCCGACGGAGCGGCTCATGACTCCGCGCGGCACCGTCCGGTTCTGCGCTACGGGGCCGTCGTGGCCGCCGTCGTCGTCTTCCTGCTCGCCGGGGCCATGTTCGGGGCCAACGACGTGGCCGCGGTCGCCTTCGCCACCGAGGCCGGACACAAGTCGGCCTCCGGCCTGGTGCTGGCGGTCTGGGGCGTGGGGTCCTTCGCCGCCGCCCTCCTCTACGGCTCGCGCACGTGGGGGTGGCCGTTGTGGAAGCAGCTCATGGCCGGGCTCGTGGCGCTGGCCGTGGGCACGTCGACCTTCTCACTGGCGCCGAACCTCGTGGTGCTGTCGGTTCTGGCCCTGGTGACGGGGCTGGCCATCGCCCCCACGCTGACCAGCGGCAACAACATCGTGCAGGTGACGGTGGCCCCGTCCCAGCTCACCGAGGGGCTGGCCTGGGTGAGTACCGCGCTCAATGTGGGGGTCTCGGTCGGGTCGCTGCTGGCGGGGCAGGCCGCGGACGCCGGCGGCTCACGGGCAGGGTACCTGGCGGTTGCCGGCTTCGCCTGGGTCGCCGTCGTGGCCGGGATCGTAGGACTTCCCGCCCTCAGGCGAGCGAGGACCGCTCGCCCCCTGGCCGCCCACTGA
- a CDS encoding glycosyltransferase 87 family protein, translated as MSIAGNSPNEAQSARSGSETEDRQDRDHRAPATRLAPLVAAARAPVVAVLGWLVLLVPAYWSLVDDNGQWLFKLDSFVYYEAVRQWHEGGDLYSWYANPPQHLWPFTYTPLAAWVITPLTWMSYQSATVLLMAATPLCAAVTAYAVLRQLGVRIRTAHGLAPWLALIGVIALEPFPKTMEYAQVNAILMALVAVDLLVVPTRSRWRGVLSGLAAAIKLTPAVAILVLLARREWRAAATMAGSAVGLTALAGLAAPAETWEFFTSAMWDPGRAGFADYSGNQNLKGAIARALPESAWNPTWAVCSLLTVVAAWFLCRRLDRLRGGTKDGVAGTADSAGATEAGLVLTLQVSVVMVLGLLISPISWSHHWVWCLPALMSVAAATWRWRSTALGVAGVAGALVFVLAMQWWFPEQNHVEQNWPAWAKVVGSSYTWWALGCGATLWWASGRRLAALSGRVSG; from the coding sequence ATGTCCATCGCAGGGAATTCACCGAACGAGGCCCAATCCGCACGGTCCGGCTCCGAGACCGAGGACCGTCAGGACCGTGACCACCGCGCGCCGGCAACCCGGCTCGCGCCTCTGGTTGCCGCTGCGCGCGCACCGGTCGTGGCCGTCCTGGGGTGGCTCGTGCTGCTGGTGCCCGCCTACTGGTCCCTGGTGGACGACAACGGCCAGTGGCTCTTCAAGCTCGACTCGTTCGTCTACTACGAGGCGGTTCGCCAGTGGCACGAGGGTGGAGACCTCTACTCCTGGTACGCCAACCCGCCCCAGCACCTGTGGCCCTTCACCTACACGCCGCTGGCGGCCTGGGTCATCACGCCGCTGACCTGGATGTCGTACCAGTCGGCCACCGTGCTGCTGATGGCGGCCACCCCGCTGTGCGCCGCCGTGACGGCGTACGCGGTGCTCAGGCAGCTGGGGGTCAGGATCCGCACGGCGCACGGCCTGGCGCCGTGGCTCGCGCTGATCGGGGTGATCGCGCTCGAGCCCTTCCCCAAGACCATGGAGTACGCGCAGGTCAACGCCATCCTCATGGCCCTGGTCGCCGTCGACCTGCTCGTGGTGCCCACCCGATCGCGGTGGCGCGGCGTGCTCAGCGGCCTGGCCGCGGCGATCAAGCTGACGCCGGCGGTGGCGATCCTGGTGCTTCTGGCGCGACGCGAGTGGCGGGCCGCCGCCACGATGGCCGGCAGCGCCGTCGGGCTGACGGCCCTGGCCGGGCTGGCGGCTCCCGCCGAGACGTGGGAGTTCTTCACGTCGGCCATGTGGGACCCGGGGCGCGCCGGCTTCGCCGACTACTCCGGCAACCAGAACCTCAAGGGCGCGATCGCGCGGGCGCTGCCGGAGTCGGCCTGGAACCCGACCTGGGCGGTGTGCTCGCTGCTGACGGTGGTCGCCGCGTGGTTCCTGTGCCGCCGGCTGGACCGGCTGCGGGGCGGCACCAAGGACGGCGTCGCCGGCACCGCGGACTCCGCTGGCGCTACAGAGGCCGGCCTGGTCCTGACCCTTCAGGTCAGCGTGGTCATGGTGCTGGGGCTGCTCATCTCCCCCATCTCCTGGTCGCACCACTGGGTATGGTGCCTGCCGGCCCTCATGTCGGTGGCGGCGGCGACCTGGCGCTGGCGCTCCACCGCGCTCGGGGTCGCCGGGGTCGCCGGGGCCCTCGTCTTCGTCCTGGCGATGCAGTGGTGGTTCCCCGAGCAGAATCACGTCGAGCAGAACTGGCCCGCCTGGGCCAAGGTCGTCGGCTCGAGCTACACCTGGTGGGCCCTGGGCTGCGGAGCCACCCTGTGGTGGGCGTCGGGCCGGCGCCTGGCGGCCTTGAGCGGTCGCGTCAGTGGATGA